In Carya illinoinensis cultivar Pawnee chromosome 10, C.illinoinensisPawnee_v1, whole genome shotgun sequence, one DNA window encodes the following:
- the LOC122278030 gene encoding chaperone protein dnaJ 11, chloroplastic-like: MPGNATLHPHKPSFGSKLSHPNYKNRPELLPGHACVKAPRRNITLCAATATESVGGSVRTVNSSSSTPFSFSLTTVARRTLYQLLQVKETASPTEIKAAYRSLAKQYHPDAVHSSSDPDVRGFIEIHNAYATLSDPVARAHYDLSIGAATSAAAPARPYRYAAGFPSPTRRWETDQCW; encoded by the coding sequence ATGCCAGGAAATGCCACCCTTCACCCTCATAAACCCTCATTTGGGTCCAAACTTTCTCACCCAAATTACAAGAATCGGCCTGAATTGTTACCGGGGCATGCTTGTGTCAAAGCCCCACGCAGGAACATCACACTGTGTGCTGCCACTGCAACAGAAAGCGTAGGTGGGTCTGTGAGGACAGTGAACTCATCATCATCCACTCCATTCTCATTCTCATTGACAACCGTTGCTAGGAGAACGCTCTACCAACTGCTCCAGGTGAAGGAAACCGCCTCACCAACCGAGATCAAAGCAGCATACCGTAGTTTGGCAAAGCAGTACCATCCGGACGCCGTCCATTCATCCTCCGATCCTGATGTTCGGGGTTTCATAGAGATTCACAATGCTTATGCAACATTATCTGATCCTGTGGCTCGGGCTCACTACGATTTGTCAATCGGTGCTGCTACTAGTGCTGCCGCACCTGCACGTCCTTATAGGTACGCGGCAGGATTCCCTAGTCCCACTAGAAGGTGGGAAACTGATCAGTGTTGGTAG